ATGCCTGAATTCACTGGCGGTACAGATGCTTTGCTCAAGTTTATAAAGAAACATATAATATATCCAAGTTCAGTCATAAAAGAAGGTATTGAAGGAGTGGTAATATGTAGTTTTATTATCAATACTGATGGTTCAACGAGAAACATTCAAGTTATAAGAGGGCTAAATCCTAAACTTGACAATGAAGCAATTCGTGTTATCAAATTATTCCCCAAATGGAAACCCGGCAAACAAGGAGGAAAGATTGTCCCTGTGAAATTCACCTTACCTATTCTCTTTACTATACCAGAGAAAAAGAATTAGCCATGGCAAAAAGAATTCAACTCCATACCTTTCATCTGTTGTTTCGCCTCTTCTCCTATTTGGCTGATAAATCGGGAGGGTGGAGTATGTTTGTAAAGCCGAAATTGGTGATTGGGGCCTTGATAATAAGCTCAGGTTTAACCCCTACTGAAAAAATATTTAGTCAGAAAAATCTGTCTGATAGTAAAACAAAACAGCCAACACAATTAAAAAAGAGAAGTTCTTCTCAAGCAAAAACTTCAGATTCAACAGCTAAAATGCAAGATATGGAAGAAACTTGCTATATCATTGTTGAAGAAATGCCGGAATTCCCGGGTGGAACAGACTCATTAATGAAGTTTTTATCCAAAAACATCATCTATCCGAAAGAAGCCATAGAGAAAAAAGTAGAAGGAATGGTCATATGTTCCTTTATCATTAATAAAAGAGGACACGTTTCAGACATTCAGATTACAAGAAGCGTTAATCCTTTACTTGACGCTGAAGCTGTAAGAGTAATAAAAATTATGCCCAAATGGAAACCGGGCAAACAAGTCGGTAAACCAACTTCAGTAAAATACACCTTACCCATCAGATTTACATTACCCAATAAATAAAACATGCTCAATCTCCCACATATCGCCTTTGAAACAACCGACCGGTGCAATCTCGATTGCGTCTATTGCTACAACATCTGGAAAACGGATGCCGTAGAGCGCACACCGTTCAACTCTTACCAGAAAGCCATTGGTACGTTAAAACAGCTTTTCAGCACAACAAATATCCAGTATGTTGCATTTACAGGAGGTGAACCTTTTCTTTCGGAACGCTTTGCCGAGGTGATTCTCTACTGCCGCATGGAGGGGAAACAGGTCACACTCATCAGCAACGGCACGAAAGGAACAGAAAAAGACTACAAGCGGCTAATCAAACTCGGCGTGGGATTATTTGAATTCCCCATCCACTCAGCCCACGCAGAGGTTCATGACCAAATGGTGCAAATAAAAGGAAGCTGGCAAAAGTCTGTTGATTCCACGTTGGCTGTTTTGAAAAACGGAG
The Parabacteroides sp. FAFU027 DNA segment above includes these coding regions:
- a CDS encoding energy transducer TonB; protein product: MAKRIQLHTFHLLFRLFSYLADKSGGWSMFVKPKLVIGALIISSGLTPTEKIFSQKNLSDSKTKQPTQLKKRSSSQAKTSDSTAKMQDMEETCYIIVEEMPEFPGGTDSLMKFLSKNIIYPKEAIEKKVEGMVICSFIINKRGHVSDIQITRSVNPLLDAEAVRVIKIMPKWKPGKQVGKPTSVKYTLPIRFTLPNK